In one Streptomyces sp. T12 genomic region, the following are encoded:
- a CDS encoding universal stress protein has protein sequence MTILVGYVPSPEGEAALRAGIDEARRRGEKLLVVNTTRGDAYADPHFAQDPDLSHVREDLAALGVDFDLRQVLGARDAAEEIIDLAEKTEASLVVIGLRRRSAVGKLIMGSAAQQILLGVGCPVLAVKAPGA, from the coding sequence ATGACCATCCTGGTCGGCTACGTCCCCTCCCCCGAAGGCGAGGCGGCGCTGCGTGCGGGCATCGACGAGGCCCGTCGGCGCGGCGAGAAGCTGCTGGTGGTGAACACCACCCGGGGCGACGCCTACGCCGACCCCCATTTCGCCCAGGATCCCGACCTGAGCCACGTACGCGAGGACCTCGCGGCACTGGGCGTCGACTTCGACCTCCGCCAGGTCCTCGGCGCCCGCGACGCCGCCGAGGAGATCATCGACCTGGCGGAGAAGACGGAGGCGTCCCTGGTGGTGATCGGCCTGCGCCGGCGCAGCGCGGTGGGCAAGCTGATCATGGGCTCGGCGGCGCAGCAGATCCTGCTGGGGGTGGGCTGCCCGGTACTGGCGGTGAAGGCGCCGGGCGCGTGA
- a CDS encoding VanW family protein: MRLRVPSVPRHPSAPRIASLPPLALAGGALTVGIGGLYVAGLMLAGGDIDAGTAVRGVDIGGLSRAEAVRKLEDRLGPAGSRELAVTVGDRKGTVDPRQVGITFDYDKTVDRAARTDDANPFTVIGGLFRSGGAVEPVVSVDEDQAHAALGKLAKSLDQKVRDGAVTFADGEVRQVAPHNGYALDTDAAVDPLRTAFLSGKADSVTALPARETKPEVTAAQVRQAVREFAQPAMSAPVRLAAAGERFTIDPAVLGAYLTMRPDDTGRLTPKLDAKGLRAAPEVAEPLSDLPAEPHNATLDLDGDEVVAADDARPGVQVTDEALGKAVLPLLTKSGISARTGEVAARVTQPQVTSENAARLGLTEKMSSFTVNFEPAPYRTKNIGRAAELINGSVVMPDKTWSFNRTVGERTEANGFTEGIMILNDEFTKAPGGGVSAVATTMFNAMFFAGVKPVEYGAHSFYIERYPEGREATVAWGSLDLRFRNDSGNALYIQAEATDTSVTITFLGTRKYDEIESVTGPRENVKQPEKKVSTDKKCVPQTPLEGFDVKVERVFYADGREVKREPFRTHYTPRDEIVCE, translated from the coding sequence ATGCGCCTGCGCGTACCCTCCGTCCCGCGACATCCCTCAGCTCCCCGTATCGCCTCCCTTCCGCCCCTCGCCCTGGCCGGCGGCGCGCTGACCGTCGGCATCGGCGGCCTGTACGTCGCCGGGCTGATGCTCGCGGGCGGCGACATAGACGCCGGCACGGCGGTGCGGGGTGTCGACATCGGGGGCCTGAGCCGTGCGGAGGCGGTCCGGAAGCTGGAGGACCGGCTGGGCCCGGCCGGGTCGCGAGAGCTGGCCGTGACGGTCGGTGACCGCAAGGGCACGGTCGATCCGCGGCAGGTCGGCATCACCTTCGACTACGACAAGACGGTGGACCGCGCGGCCCGCACCGACGACGCCAACCCGTTCACCGTGATCGGCGGCCTCTTCCGCTCGGGCGGCGCCGTCGAGCCGGTGGTGAGCGTCGACGAGGACCAGGCCCACGCCGCCCTCGGAAAGCTGGCGAAGTCACTCGACCAGAAGGTCCGCGACGGCGCCGTCACGTTCGCCGACGGCGAGGTCCGCCAGGTCGCCCCGCACAACGGCTACGCGCTGGACACGGACGCCGCGGTCGACCCCCTGCGCACCGCCTTCCTCAGCGGCAAGGCCGACTCCGTCACGGCCCTGCCCGCCCGCGAGACGAAACCCGAGGTCACGGCGGCGCAGGTGCGGCAGGCGGTGCGCGAGTTCGCGCAGCCTGCCATGTCGGCGCCGGTCAGGCTCGCCGCGGCCGGCGAGCGGTTCACGATCGACCCGGCCGTCCTCGGCGCGTACCTGACGATGCGGCCGGACGACACCGGCAGGCTGACCCCGAAGCTGGACGCCAAGGGCCTGCGCGCCGCCCCCGAGGTGGCCGAGCCCCTGTCCGACCTGCCTGCCGAGCCCCACAACGCCACGCTGGACCTCGACGGCGACGAGGTCGTGGCGGCCGACGACGCCAGGCCCGGTGTACAGGTCACCGACGAGGCACTGGGCAAGGCCGTGCTGCCGCTGCTCACCAAGTCGGGCATCTCCGCCCGCACCGGCGAGGTGGCCGCGCGCGTGACCCAGCCACAGGTGACCTCCGAGAACGCCGCACGGCTGGGCCTGACGGAGAAGATGTCCTCCTTCACGGTCAACTTCGAACCGGCGCCGTACCGCACGAAGAACATCGGCCGGGCCGCGGAACTGATCAACGGTTCCGTGGTGATGCCGGACAAGACCTGGAGCTTCAACCGCACCGTCGGCGAACGCACCGAGGCCAACGGCTTCACCGAGGGCATCATGATCCTCAACGACGAGTTCACCAAGGCGCCCGGCGGCGGTGTCTCCGCCGTGGCCACGACCATGTTCAACGCGATGTTCTTCGCCGGGGTCAAGCCCGTGGAGTACGGCGCCCACTCCTTCTACATCGAGCGCTACCCGGAGGGCCGCGAGGCGACGGTCGCGTGGGGCAGCCTGGACCTGCGGTTCAGGAACGACTCCGGCAACGCCCTCTACATCCAGGCCGAGGCCACCGACACCTCGGTGACCATCACCTTCCTCGGCACCCGGAAGTACGACGAGATCGAGTCGGTCACCGGGCCGCGCGAGAACGTCAAGCAGCCGGAGAAGAAGGTGAGCACCGACAAGAAGTGCGTGCCGCAGACCC